The window TGCGTGTCGGTGTTGATTGGTTTTCTTTGAGAATTAGGAAGGAATTAATATGATAATGGTGGTGTGGGAGTGTGACTGTGAGAGGTATTGGAACTTGGATGGGAAATATGGCCAAGTGGGGGCCATAGGCCATAACCAAGTTTGGCTAGCAGGTGAGTGCTTTTAAGGGTTTGTTTGGTTATGTGTTTCTAGGAAGCGCTTTGCTCATAGTGTTTTTTAGGTAACTGATTATCTCTAGTGCTAGAATCACTTTATGTGATGTGATGTATGCACCTACCAACTTGTGTGAAATAAGCACAATTGAGAGAACCGTCTACTTGAATTCATCATGCATCAAATTTTACGGAACATCTGATCTGACACGATTAAGTTGTTTTAATAAAATTTGTGATATGATCAGTTGTCACATAAAATGAGATATATACATAAAATGAGATGCATATGTTTCACCTGATTTACTTTTGAATAAAAGCTCAAAATTTTTGTGGAATATAATTTATACTCGTACATCACGTTAGTATACATAGCAGTGATAGCACGATATCCAGTTTCGATTTCATGATGTTACTATAAAATCTTTAACATACGAATTTCAGTACCATATTAAACACTCAAGACTGCCATTATTCGAGAGCCAAACACTGCCCACGAATTAAGCATCAATAACCTTAATCTATTTTCCTTCTAGGTCAATATCCTCTGACTTTCCATTTTCCACAAAAACAAAAAAAAAGAAAAAGAAAAAAATAATAAATAAAATGAAAAAATGGGAGAGGCTAGGCTAGCCGTTGGAGATAATAGAAATGCTGAACAATCCAAGCCTCACGCTTCCCGCTCCCGCCAAACTCCCTCCTCCTCCTCCTCCTCCGCTAACCTCCGATCATCTCCACCGCCGTCTCATCTCCCAAATCAATGTCGGCCACCTCCCCAAAGCAATCTCCACCCTCGACCTCATGGCCCGCCGCGGCTCCCACCCCGACCTCCCCACCTACTCCCTCCTCCTCAAATCCTGCCTCCGCTCCCGCCGCTTCCACCTCGCCAAGCTCGTCCACGCCCACCTCTCCCGCTCCCACCTCCGCCCCGACTCCCTCATCCTCAACTCCCTCATCAGCGTCTACTCCAAATCCGGCGACTTCGAAACCGCCCGGTCCATCTTCCAAACGATGGGACCAAAGAGAAACCTAGTGTCGTGGAGCGCGATGGTCTCGTGCTTCGCGAACAACGACATCCCATTGGAGGCCATCTCTATGTTTGTTGATATGATTGAGGAGGGTTATAATGCTAACGAGTTTTGCTACGCGTCGGTTATAAGAGCGTGTTCGAATCCGGAGCTTGTTGGGATTGGTAGGGTCGTTTTCGGGATGGTGGTTAAGACCGGGTATCTTGAGTCGGATGTGTGCATTGGGTCTTCGTTGATTGATATGTTTGCGAAGGGAAGTGGGGAATTAGGGGATGCATATAAGGTGTTTGAGAAAATGGCTGAGACGGATGCGGTGACTTGGAGCTTGATGATCACTAGGTTTGTGCAGATGGGTTATCCGAGAAAGGCGGTTGAGTTGTTTATGGAGATGTTGTCGAATGGGCTAATGCCGGACCAGTTTACTTTGAGTGGTGTTGTGTCGGCTTGTACAAAGTTGGGGTCGTTGGCATTGGGAAAGCAGCTGCATTCGTGGGCTGAACGGTCGCGGTTGGTATTGGATCATTGTGTTGGGTGTTGTTTGGTGGATATGTATGCTAAGTGTGGAGGTGATGGGTCTATGAGTGATTCAAGGAAGGTGTTTGATCGGATGCGAGAGCATAGTGTTGTGTCGTGGACTGCTGTTATCACTGGATATGTGCAGAGTGGAGGGGGCGATGAGGAAGCTGTCGAGCTCTTTGTTAAAATGATCTCGGGTGGTCATGTTTCACCTAATCATTTCACGTTTGCTAGCATCCTGAAGGCTTGTGCAAACCTTTCTGATCGGCATAAGGGAGGTCAAGTTCACTCCCTTGCAGTGAAACTTGGCCTTGCATCAGTTAATTGTGTGGGAAATTCGCTTATTAGCATGTATGCAAGGTCTGGCCATGTGGACGATGCTCGTAAAGCTTTTGATGTTCTGTATGAGAAGAATTTGATATCTTATAATGCAATCGTTGATGCATATGCCAAGCATCTTGACACTGAAGGAGCCTTTGGACTTCTCCATGAAATTGAGAATACAGGACTAGGGGCTAGTGCTTTCACATTTGCTAGTCTTTTGAGTGGAGCAGCCAGCCTTTGTGCAGTTGATAAGGGCGAACAGATACATTCCCGGATTATAAAATCAGGATTTGAGTCAAATCAAAGCATTTGCAATGCCTTGGTTTCTATGTATTCCAGGTGTGGAAACATAAACGCTGCTTTTCAAGTGTTTAATAAGATGGAGGATTGGAATGTTATATCATGGACTTCAATGATCACAGGATTTGCAAAACATGGTTATGCGGCTAGAGCTGTGGGACTATTTGACCAAATGCTTGAGGCCGGGTTAAAACCGAATGAGATCACATATATTGCTGTCTTATCAGCATGTAGCCATGCAGGTTTGATTTCTGAGGGGTGGAAACACTTCAAGGAAATGCACCAACAACATGGTATTGTCCCAAGAATGGAACACTATGCATGTATGGTTGATTTATTGGGCCGCTCAGGATCCCTTGTAGAAGCCATTGAATTTATTAACTCAATGCCTTTTGAAGCTGATGCACTAATATGGCGAACATTTCTTGGAGCATGCCGAGTGCATTGTGACGTTGAGCTTGGGAAACATGCAGCAAAGATGATTATGAAGCAGAACCCACATGATTCAGCAGCATATAGCTTACTATCAAATTTGTATGCTTCCACTGGTCAGTGGGA of the Fragaria vesca subsp. vesca linkage group LG6, FraVesHawaii_1.0, whole genome shotgun sequence genome contains:
- the LOC101314401 gene encoding pentatricopeptide repeat-containing protein At3g49170, chloroplastic-like; this encodes MLNNPSLTLPAPAKLPPPPPPPLTSDHLHRRLISQINVGHLPKAISTLDLMARRGSHPDLPTYSLLLKSCLRSRRFHLAKLVHAHLSRSHLRPDSLILNSLISVYSKSGDFETARSIFQTMGPKRNLVSWSAMVSCFANNDIPLEAISMFVDMIEEGYNANEFCYASVIRACSNPELVGIGRVVFGMVVKTGYLESDVCIGSSLIDMFAKGSGELGDAYKVFEKMAETDAVTWSLMITRFVQMGYPRKAVELFMEMLSNGLMPDQFTLSGVVSACTKLGSLALGKQLHSWAERSRLVLDHCVGCCLVDMYAKCGGDGSMSDSRKVFDRMREHSVVSWTAVITGYVQSGGGDEEAVELFVKMISGGHVSPNHFTFASILKACANLSDRHKGGQVHSLAVKLGLASVNCVGNSLISMYARSGHVDDARKAFDVLYEKNLISYNAIVDAYAKHLDTEGAFGLLHEIENTGLGASAFTFASLLSGAASLCAVDKGEQIHSRIIKSGFESNQSICNALVSMYSRCGNINAAFQVFNKMEDWNVISWTSMITGFAKHGYAARAVGLFDQMLEAGLKPNEITYIAVLSACSHAGLISEGWKHFKEMHQQHGIVPRMEHYACMVDLLGRSGSLVEAIEFINSMPFEADALIWRTFLGACRVHCDVELGKHAAKMIMKQNPHDSAAYSLLSNLYASTGQWEEVANIRKQMKEKALVKEAGSSWIEVKNKMHKFHVGDTSHPKAQEIYDEMDRLGSKIKKLGYVPDTDYVLHEVDEEQKEYYLFQHSEKLAVTFGLISTSKSKPIRVFKNLRVCGDCHTAIKYISKATGREIVVRDSNRFHQFMDGTCSCNDYW